From the Astatotilapia calliptera chromosome 6, fAstCal1.2, whole genome shotgun sequence genome, one window contains:
- the LOC113023511 gene encoding wiskott-Aldrich syndrome protein family member 3-like, with amino-acid sequence MPLVKRIIEPRYLCRGSLPDGVASELECVTNSTLAAVIKQLGGLSRHAEDIFGELFTEANSFYLRMNSLQERVDLLAVKVTQLDSTVEEVSLQDINMRKAFRSSTIQDQQVVSRSSIPNPALEMYQRCDKPPPLNILTAYRDDKKAGLKFYTDPSYFFNLWKEKMLQATENKRKEKRRQKEQRHVEESSGREVKKVRKARNRRQEWNLMAYDKELRPDARVTPSPHHTSDGSVSPDRSGMSDDLSFPASPHHDGHDRKDHADMATSGSGQTQSLDRALRPTSAVSAATARQHSLGRNQPHQHQHRPQLLTGPANQNGARSNMAKEANDHQIPPAPPPPPPLMPSAGQVVFPNSSIHIAAMATPLHPAAVPGNQGGTAAQPHPYSPSPPPLPPANYIPSRPSSQAPSSAAAPPVPPAADGRKLAAGLNVPMNDARSDLLAAIRRGIQLRKVQEQREQEEAKKREPTGNDVATILSRRIAVEYSESEEESEPEDQEWSD; translated from the exons GTCGCCATGCGGAGGACATTTTTGGCGAGCTGTTCACAGAGGCTAACAGCTTCTACCTGAGAATGAACAGCCTGCAGGAGAGAGTGGACCTGCTGGCTGTGAAGGTCACTCAGCTGGATTCCACCGTGGAGGAAG TCTCGCTGCAGGACATCAATATGCGGAAAGCTTTTAGAAGCAGTACCATTCAGGACCAGCAGGTGGTGTCACGGAGCTCCATCCCTAATCCAGCGCTGGAGATGTACCAACGCTGTGACAAGCCACCACCCCTCAACATCCTGACAGCCTACAG GGACGACAAGAAGGCTGGTCTGAAGTTCTACACCGACCCATCGTACTTCTTCAACCTGTGGAAGGAAAAGATGCTGCAGGCCACCGAGAACAAACGCAAGGAGAAGAGACGGCAGAag GAGCAGAGACATGTGGAGGAGTCCTCAGGGCGGGAGGTGAAGAAG GTCCGGAAAGCGCGAAACCGGCGGCAGGAGTGGAACCTGATGGCTTATGACAAGGAGCTCCGCCCAGATGCTCGAGTCACGCCATCACCTCACCATACATCTGACGGCTCAGTGTCACCCGACAG GTCAGGGATGTCAGATGACCTCTCCTTCCCGGCCAGTCCTCACCACGATGGGCATGATAGAAAAGATCATGCTGACATGGCGACCAGTGGGTCTGGGCAAACTCAGTCATTGGACCGTGCCCTCAGACCCACCTCCGCAGTATCCGCGGCAACCGCTCGCCAGCACTCTCTGGGCCGCAACCAGCCGCATCAGCATCAGCATCGCCCACAGCTGCTCACTGGTCCAGCCAATCAGAACGGAGCACGTTCCAACATGGCAAAGGAAGCCAA TGATCATCAAATCCCTCCGGCCCCTCCGCCGCCTCCACCTCTCATGCCATCAGCAGGACAGGTGGTGTTTCCAAACAGCTCCATCCACATTGCTGCTATGGCAACACCATTGCACCCTGCAGCTGTGCCTGGTAACCAAG GTGGCACTGCTGCCCAGCCCCACCCCTATAGCCCCTCCCCTCCACCACTACCCCCAGCTAACTACATCCCCTCCCGTCCTAGCAGCCAAGCtccctcctctgctgctgcgcCCCCGGTGCCCCCGGCGGCGGATGGCAGGAAGCTAGCCGCAGGACTGAACGTGCCAATGAATGACGCCCGCAGTGACCTCCTCGCCGCTATCCGCAGAG GGATCCAGCTGAGGAAGGTTCAGGAGCAGCGCGAGCAGGAAGAGGCCAAGAAACGAGAGCCGACAGGAAACGACGTTGCCACCATCTTGTCACGACGTATTGCCGTGGAATACAGCGAATCAGAAGAGGAGTCTGAGCCTGAGGACCAGGAGTGGTCCGActaa